A region from the Benincasa hispida cultivar B227 chromosome 10, ASM972705v1, whole genome shotgun sequence genome encodes:
- the LOC120088276 gene encoding alpha-glucan phosphorylase, H isozyme, producing the protein MSTANANGAVVSTGSAKIPAVPHPLAEEPDEIASNINYHAAYSPHFSLFKFEPEQAYYATAESVRDRLIQQWNETYLHYHKADPKQTYYLSMEYLQGRALTNAIGNLNTQDAYADALNKLGHDLEELVEQEKDAALGNGGLGRLASCFLDSMATLNLPAWGYGLRYRYGLFKQRITKDDQEEIAEDWLEKFSPWEVVRHDVVFPVRFFGHVEVKPDGSRRWIGGEVLQALAYDVPIPGYKTKNTISLRLWEAKARADDFDLFQFNDGQYEAAAQLHSRAQQICAVLYPGDATENGKLLRLKQQFFLCSASLQDIISRFKERKQGKDSWEWAEFPSRVAVQLNDTHPTLAIPELMRLLMDDEGLGWDEAWDITTRTIAYTNHTVLPEALEKWSQHVMWKLLPRHMEIIEEIDKRFVAMIHAAQNNLEHKIDSLRILDNNPQKPVVRMANLCVVSAHSVNGVAQLHTDILKAELFADYVTIWPTKFQNKTNGITPRRWLRFCNPDLSNIITKWLKTEDWVTNLDLLAGLRKIADNADLQAEWASAKMASKVRLAQYIEQVTGISIDPNTLFDIQVKRIHEYKRQLLNILGAIYRYKKLKEMSPEDRKKTTPRTIMIGGKAFATYTNAKRIVKLVNDVGAVVNTDPEVNSYLKVVFVPNYNVSVAEKLVPGSELSQHISTAGMEASGTSNMKFALNGCLIIGTLDGANVEIREEIGEENFFLFGATADDVPRLRKERERGQFKPDPRFEEAKQLIRSGAFGNYDYGPLLDSLEGNSGYGRGDYFLVGHDFSTYMDAQARVDEAYKDRQLWLKMSILSTAGSGKFSSDRTIAQYAKEIWNIQECRVP; encoded by the exons ATGTCGACTGCGAATGCTAATGGAGCTGTGGTTTCCACTGGTTCCGCGAAAATTCCTGCGGTTCCGCATCCCTTAGCGGAAGAACCGGATGAGATTGCGTCTAACATTAATTATCATGCTGCTTACAGtcctcatttttctctcttcaagTTCGAGCCAGAGCAAGCGTATTATGCAACTGCTGAGAGTGTTCGCGATCGGCTTATACAA CAATGGAATGAGACATACTTGCATTATCACAAAGCTGATCCCAAACAAACCTACTACCTATCGATGGAGTATCTTCAGGGCCGAGCTTTGACCAATGCAATTGGAAACTTGAATACTCAGGATGCGTATGCTGATGCTTTGAATAAATTAGGACATGACCTTGAGGAACTGGTTGAGCAg GAGAAAGATGCTGCCCTTGGAAATGGTGGACTTGGAAGGCTTGCTTCATGTTTTCTGGATTCTATGGCAACATTAAACTTGCCTGCATGGGGTTATGGTTTGAGGTACAGATATGGACTTTTCAAGCAGCGGATCACAAAGGATGACCAGGAGGAAATAGCTGAGGATTGGCTTGAG AAGTTTAGTCCTTGGGAAGTTGTCAGACATGATGTTGTCTTCCCTGTCAGATTCTTTGGTCATGTGGAGGTCAAGCCTGATGGATC CCGAAGATGGATTGGAGGAGAGGTTCTACAAGCTTTAGCCTATGATGTACCAATTCCAGGATACAAAACCAAGAATACTATTAGTCTTCGCTTGTGGGAAGCAAAAGCACGTGCTGATGATTTTGACCTTTTCCAATTCAATGATGGACAGTATGAAGCTGCTGCACAGCTTCATTCTAGAGCTCAACAG ATATGTGCCGTTCTATATCCTGGAGATGCTACTGAGAATGGAAAACTCTTGCGACTAAAACAACAGTTTTTTCTTTGCAGCGCGTCACTTCAG GATATAATTTCAAGATTTAAGGAGAGAAAGCAAGGGAAAGATTCATGGGAGTGGGCTGAGTTTCCAAGCAGAGTTGCAGTGCAATTAAATGATACTCATCCAACCCTTGCAATTCCTGAACTGATGCGATTACTGATGGATGATGAAGGTCTTGGATGGGATGAAGCATGGGATATAACTACAAG GACCATTGCTTATACCAACCACACTGTCCTTCCTGAAGCACTTGAGAAATGGTCGCAACACGTGATGTGGAAGCTTCTTCCGCGCCATATGGAAATTATTGaagaaattgacaagagg TTTGTGGCGATGATCCATGCTGCTCAAAATAATCTTGAGCATAAGATAGACAGTTTACGCATCTTGGATAATAATCCTCAGAAGCCAGTGGTTCGGATGGCTAACTTGTGTGTTGTATCTGCACATTCG GTAAATGGTGTTGCTCAGTTGCACACTGATATATTAAAGGCTGAGTTATTTGCAGATTATGTGACAATATGgccaacaaaatttcaaaacaagaCGAATGGCATCACTCCACGTCGATGGCTCCGATTTTGCAACCCTGACCTAAGTAACATAATAACCAAATGGTTGAAAACAGAAGACTGGGTGACCAACCTTGACCTGCTTGCAGGTCTCCGAAAA ATTGCAGACAATGCAGATCTTCAAGCTGAATGGGCATCTGCCAAGATGGCGAGCAAGGTGCGGTTGGCACAGTATATAGAGCAAGTGACTGGCATTAGCATTGACCCAAATACTTTATTTGACATACAAGTTAAGCGCATACATGAATATAAAAGGCAACTGCTGAATATCTTGGGTGCAATTTACCGATACAAGAAGTTAAAG GAAATGAGTCCTGAAGACCGGAAGAAAACTACCCCACGGACTATTATGATTGGAGGAAAAGCATTTGCTACATATACAAATGCTAAGCGAATAGTCAAGCTGGTAAATGATGTTGGTGCAGTTGTCAACACTGATCCTGAGGTCAATAGTTACTTGAAG GTTGTATTTGTCCCAAATTACAATGTGTCTGTGGCAGAGAAGCTTGTCCCAGGAAGTGAGTTATCACAGCATATCAGCACTGCTGGCATGGAAGCGAGTGGTACTAGCAACATGAAGTTTGCGCTCAATGGCTGCCTCATAATAGGAACATTGGATGGGGCTAACGTTGAAATCAGAGAGGAAATTGGAGAGGAGAACTTTTTCCTATTTGGTGCAACAGCAGACGATGTCCCAAGGCTCCGGAAAGAGAGAGAACGTGGACAG TTTAAGCCAGATCCTCGATTTGAAGAGGCCAAACAGTTGATTAGGAGTGGTGCATTTGGAAACTATGACTATGGCCCTCTCTTGGATTCCCTTGAGGGAAACTCAGGCTATGGCCGTGGTGATTACTTTCTTGTTGGTCATGACTTTTCAACCTACATGGATGCACAGGCAAGAGTAGATGAAGCTTACAA GGACCGACAATTGTGGCTGAAGATGTCGATATTGAGCACAGCTGGGAGTGGAAAATTCAGCAGTGACCGAACAATTGCCCAGTATGCCAAAGAAATATGGAATATACAGGAGTGCCGTGTACCATAA